Proteins encoded together in one Fibrobacter sp. UWH4 window:
- a CDS encoding FISUMP domain-containing protein, producing MNKLSNFIHPAIVAGSLATALFFAACEDVRTEEYPSGKIRIQSTYVKDKKEGPEKEFYENGNLKREANYVNDRREGVVKEYYEDGTVEAEYNYADGYIDGLVTRYHKNGKIASKAQYKQNKQIEFGEYFDENGEPATSGSYKDPRDGYAYEWIRIGTQLWTAENMNYATASGSLCAQCNHWGRLYNFENAKKACLDGFHMPSKEEWEVLLTYAGTSKPVGIVLKAGYGWDPIKGTNNYGNGKDELGFGAKAGGGHFANSDVPLKERKLEGAGQKAYFWTAEGEVLVFFHDKDIAKFEKFNPEHGASLRCLKD from the coding sequence ATGAACAAATTAAGCAATTTCATACATCCCGCAATTGTCGCGGGGAGTCTAGCAACCGCTTTGTTCTTCGCCGCCTGCGAAGATGTTCGCACCGAGGAATACCCGAGCGGAAAAATTCGAATCCAGTCCACCTACGTCAAGGACAAGAAGGAAGGCCCCGAAAAGGAATTCTACGAAAACGGCAACCTCAAGCGCGAAGCCAACTACGTGAACGACCGTCGCGAAGGTGTAGTCAAGGAATACTACGAAGACGGAACTGTCGAAGCGGAATACAACTACGCCGACGGATACATCGATGGACTCGTCACCCGCTACCACAAGAACGGCAAAATCGCCTCTAAAGCTCAATACAAGCAGAACAAGCAAATCGAATTCGGCGAATACTTCGACGAAAACGGCGAACCTGCTACTAGCGGAAGCTACAAGGACCCGCGCGACGGCTACGCCTACGAATGGATTCGTATTGGCACGCAGCTCTGGACAGCCGAAAACATGAACTACGCGACCGCGTCGGGTTCGCTCTGCGCCCAGTGCAACCACTGGGGACGCCTCTACAATTTTGAAAACGCCAAGAAAGCCTGCCTCGATGGATTCCACATGCCCTCCAAGGAAGAATGGGAAGTGCTACTCACCTATGCCGGCACCAGCAAGCCCGTCGGGATCGTCCTCAAGGCCGGTTACGGCTGGGATCCCATCAAGGGTACCAACAACTACGGCAACGGCAAGGATGAGCTCGGATTCGGCGCCAAGGCCGGCGGTGGACACTTCGCCAACAGTGACGTTCCCCTCAAGGAACGCAAGCTCGAAGGAGCAGGACAAAAGGCTTACTTCTGGACCGCCGAAGGTGAAGTCCTCGTATTCTTCCACGACAAGGACATCGCCAAGTTCGAGAAGTTCAATCCCGAACACGGCGCCAGCCTGCGCTGCCTAAAAGACTAA
- the argJ gene encoding bifunctional glutamate N-acetyltransferase/amino-acid acetyltransferase ArgJ — protein MYTVLEKGGVCSPKGFTASGICAGIKASGNADMALLKSEKAARCFAVFTTNKVKAAPVLYDKAALEHAHFASAVVVNSGNANACTGEQGLRDAERMAALTEEALKLTPKSVLVCSTGVIGHLMPMDKIEAGIPKLVEKLHADASEEFGRAILTTDLALKSHAVEIQTEKGVVTIGGACKGSGMIHPNMATMLAFITTDLALPIDFFAEFRADIADSFNAITVDGDTSTNDTCILLANGMSGVKYEDLTLTEQGEFRAALMLVMKELAKDIVRDGEGATKLIELCIEKAESHEEALRMARFIGTSNLAKCAMFGEDPNWGRILSSAGSSGCNMVAEHTDLFFGDVQVLSNGRPVQLDEEQMKALHAVVRQREYKVTLVLNIGHASASAFTCDLSYDYVKINAEYTT, from the coding sequence ATGTACACTGTATTGGAAAAAGGCGGCGTCTGTTCCCCGAAGGGGTTCACCGCGTCTGGAATTTGTGCCGGTATCAAGGCCAGCGGTAACGCCGACATGGCGCTTTTGAAGAGTGAAAAGGCTGCACGCTGCTTTGCCGTGTTTACAACGAACAAGGTGAAGGCCGCTCCGGTGCTCTATGACAAGGCTGCCCTTGAACATGCCCATTTTGCCTCTGCCGTAGTGGTAAACAGCGGTAACGCAAACGCTTGTACCGGTGAACAGGGTCTCCGCGATGCAGAACGCATGGCAGCCCTTACTGAAGAAGCCTTGAAACTTACTCCGAAGAGTGTGCTCGTTTGCAGCACCGGCGTGATTGGCCACCTGATGCCGATGGACAAGATTGAAGCCGGTATTCCGAAGCTTGTGGAAAAGCTGCACGCCGATGCTTCCGAAGAATTTGGTCGTGCAATCCTCACGACTGACCTTGCGCTTAAGAGCCATGCCGTTGAAATCCAGACTGAAAAGGGTGTGGTGACGATTGGTGGCGCCTGCAAGGGCTCGGGCATGATTCATCCGAATATGGCGACGATGCTTGCCTTTATTACCACGGACTTGGCTCTCCCGATTGATTTCTTTGCCGAATTCCGCGCCGATATCGCGGATTCCTTCAATGCGATTACGGTCGATGGCGACACCAGCACGAACGACACCTGCATTCTCCTTGCAAACGGCATGAGCGGCGTCAAGTACGAAGACCTGACGCTTACTGAACAGGGTGAATTCCGTGCCGCTCTGATGCTTGTGATGAAGGAACTCGCCAAGGATATCGTTCGCGACGGTGAAGGTGCGACCAAGCTGATTGAACTCTGCATCGAAAAGGCCGAAAGCCACGAAGAGGCTTTGCGCATGGCCCGCTTCATTGGTACGTCTAACTTGGCCAAGTGCGCTATGTTCGGCGAAGACCCGAACTGGGGCCGCATCTTGAGCAGTGCAGGCAGCAGCGGCTGCAACATGGTCGCCGAACATACGGACCTTTTCTTCGGCGATGTGCAGGTGCTGTCTAACGGCCGCCCGGTGCAGCTCGACGAAGAACAGATGAAGGCTCTGCATGCGGTAGTCCGCCAGCGTGAATACAAAGTAACGCTCGTTCTTAACATCGGGCACGCTAGTGCGAGCGCATTCACTTGCGACTTGAGCTACGACTACGTGAAGATTAACGCTGAATACACCACGTAA
- the greA gene encoding transcription elongation factor GreA, translating to MAKTPCTKETYDKLVERYTFLKKVERPRVVDEMEEARKQGDLSENAEYHAAKEMLAHIDLEIPKLEDQISNAIIVEFDANSDTVRFGATVTAKNLATKKEVVYQLVSPEGVDPMNGKISFKSPMGSAFMGKKKGEIVEVVTPKGKNRFEIIDFK from the coding sequence ATGGCAAAAACACCCTGTACTAAAGAAACTTACGACAAGCTGGTTGAACGTTACACCTTCCTCAAAAAGGTCGAACGTCCCCGCGTTGTCGATGAAATGGAAGAAGCCCGCAAACAAGGCGACCTGAGCGAAAACGCCGAATACCATGCCGCCAAGGAAATGCTGGCTCATATCGATCTGGAAATTCCCAAACTTGAAGACCAGATTTCCAACGCGATTATCGTTGAATTCGACGCAAACTCCGACACCGTCCGCTTTGGCGCCACCGTCACTGCCAAGAACCTCGCGACCAAGAAAGAAGTGGTCTACCAGTTGGTGAGCCCCGAAGGCGTCGACCCGATGAACGGCAAAATCAGCTTCAAGAGCCCCATGGGCTCCGCATTCATGGGTAAAAAGAAGGGTGAAATCGTCGAAGTCGTGACCCCCAAGGGCAAGAACCGCTTCGAAATCATCGACTTCAAGTAA
- the holA gene encoding DNA polymerase III subunit delta encodes MIVALIGKDQFSKDKHIDRFLSEALGDNVNDPFAKQVVYATDINIPSVANLIMESCGTVSMFAPEQAVVVRKANEMKADDTKALASWLKNAPDCKLLLDFDELKATSELYKVLQKVGTVAKYEEPRQYKMQEWISATIPKFFGKPIEPAASQYLADALGTDTKLVCEEVEKALIYAPDSPNISYDLVKTMITPRREIPPYEILNFFGMRDSVGYVHKLHEILYGNKNTDAIAIVNALYSHAVDLLNFMMLSPKMGAEEAAKALGKNYFLFCKQGNAPECCRRWGKPLLCRVIRRLADLNYEFKSSSWTVTSQELALAALVVR; translated from the coding sequence ATGATTGTCGCCCTTATCGGTAAGGACCAGTTCTCCAAGGACAAGCACATCGACAGGTTCCTGTCCGAAGCCCTTGGAGACAACGTCAACGACCCGTTTGCCAAACAGGTCGTGTATGCTACCGATATCAACATTCCCTCCGTAGCGAACCTCATCATGGAAAGCTGCGGAACGGTCTCGATGTTCGCTCCGGAACAGGCTGTGGTCGTCCGAAAAGCGAACGAAATGAAAGCGGACGACACCAAGGCACTCGCCAGTTGGCTGAAAAACGCCCCAGACTGCAAACTTTTGCTGGATTTTGACGAACTCAAGGCCACCTCCGAACTCTACAAGGTTCTCCAGAAGGTGGGTACGGTCGCCAAGTACGAAGAACCTCGGCAGTACAAGATGCAGGAATGGATTTCAGCGACTATCCCCAAGTTCTTCGGAAAACCGATTGAACCGGCCGCCAGCCAGTACCTGGCCGACGCCCTCGGCACCGACACCAAGCTCGTCTGTGAAGAAGTCGAGAAAGCGCTCATCTACGCCCCTGACAGTCCAAACATCTCCTACGACCTCGTCAAGACGATGATCACGCCCCGTCGCGAAATTCCGCCTTACGAGATTCTGAATTTCTTCGGGATGCGCGATTCCGTCGGTTATGTGCACAAGCTCCACGAAATCCTCTACGGCAACAAGAACACTGACGCCATTGCGATCGTGAACGCCCTTTACAGCCATGCAGTTGACCTGCTCAACTTTATGATGCTTTCACCGAAGATGGGCGCCGAAGAAGCAGCCAAGGCTCTGGGCAAAAACTACTTCCTTTTCTGCAAGCAGGGCAATGCCCCCGAATGTTGCCGCCGTTGGGGCAAGCCGCTCCTTTGCCGCGTCATTCGCCGTCTTGCAGACCTCAACTATGAATTCAAGAGTTCCAGTTGGACCGTCACAAGTCAGGAACTCGCCCTTGCCGCCCTCGTGGTGAGATAG
- the pilQ gene encoding type IV pilus secretin PilQ, translated as MTKILTVLLLAVGISIAAPAEGSVKAPNTKLYDFSFVDMSFDAVFNSVSKVAQIDIILAPEVKGKTSLNITKKTWQEALDIVCGMNDLTWVVEDKYIMIQRSSTYQAKQKKIADEEAQAEQNAPLVRKNFPIRHAKAEELVKVLESMKSNRGRITTVERTNSIIVYDTDGKIEQMEKALTELDVETLQIMITAKLVVVSSEKSRELGVDWALRSGSTALSPGTISDANGLSGGGVGTTRTSMGAHSLPSRSLNAVGATADNPAPTAITASLLDNNLQIAIANIMSDAETEVLASPQVSTLDNTEAKVYMGDKISIRVIDDSGESSTQLVEAGIKLTVTPHVSGDNRILLDLHPQNDSYGYDTQGQVVISTQEAQTKVVVADGETVVIGGLTRNENTQSETGVPFLKDIPLLGNLFKYTRNKVEKRDLIIFVTPRIIRNYIGDVELSEPSMATPEVVEKEPPATGKLPSDQSAPAAKPAPQAAPAAKPAPAKAPAAPEPAAEEVEDWN; from the coding sequence ATGACTAAAATACTGACTGTTCTTCTCTTGGCGGTAGGTATATCTATCGCTGCTCCCGCCGAAGGTTCGGTGAAAGCCCCTAATACGAAACTGTATGATTTCAGTTTTGTCGACATGAGTTTCGACGCCGTGTTCAACTCGGTTTCCAAGGTGGCCCAGATCGATATTATCCTTGCTCCCGAAGTCAAGGGCAAGACGAGCCTGAATATCACCAAGAAGACCTGGCAGGAAGCCTTGGACATCGTTTGCGGTATGAACGATTTGACCTGGGTTGTCGAAGACAAGTATATTATGATCCAGAGGTCTAGCACCTACCAGGCAAAACAGAAGAAAATTGCGGATGAAGAAGCCCAGGCCGAGCAGAATGCTCCGCTCGTGCGTAAGAATTTCCCCATCCGTCATGCGAAGGCCGAAGAACTGGTGAAAGTCCTCGAAAGCATGAAGTCGAACCGCGGCCGCATTACCACGGTCGAAAGAACGAATTCCATTATCGTTTACGATACCGACGGAAAGATCGAACAGATGGAAAAGGCTCTGACGGAACTCGATGTGGAAACTTTGCAGATTATGATTACGGCTAAGCTCGTGGTCGTGAGTAGCGAAAAGTCCCGTGAACTTGGCGTAGACTGGGCCCTGCGTTCCGGATCTACGGCTCTTTCTCCGGGAACCATTTCCGATGCAAACGGTCTTAGCGGTGGTGGGGTAGGTACGACCCGTACAAGCATGGGCGCCCATTCGTTGCCTTCTCGTAGCTTGAATGCAGTGGGTGCTACGGCTGACAATCCGGCTCCGACCGCCATTACGGCAAGCCTTCTGGATAACAACCTCCAGATTGCGATTGCAAATATCATGAGTGATGCTGAAACGGAAGTGCTTGCTTCTCCGCAGGTCTCGACGCTCGACAATACCGAAGCCAAGGTCTACATGGGCGATAAGATTTCTATCCGCGTGATTGACGATAGCGGTGAATCTTCGACGCAGCTGGTGGAAGCGGGTATCAAGCTGACCGTGACTCCGCACGTGTCCGGCGACAACCGCATCTTGCTGGATCTGCATCCGCAAAACGACTCCTATGGTTACGATACGCAGGGACAGGTGGTTATCAGTACGCAGGAAGCTCAGACCAAGGTGGTCGTGGCAGATGGTGAAACAGTCGTGATCGGTGGTCTTACCCGTAACGAAAACACCCAGAGCGAAACAGGCGTGCCCTTCCTCAAGGATATTCCGCTGCTCGGTAACCTCTTCAAGTATACGAGAAACAAGGTTGAAAAGCGTGACCTGATCATCTTCGTGACTCCGCGCATCATCCGCAACTACATTGGTGATGTGGAACTTTCTGAACCTTCCATGGCTACTCCGGAAGTGGTTGAAAAGGAACCTCCTGCAACGGGCAAGCTTCCTTCTGATCAGAGCGCTCCTGCCGCAAAGCCCGCTCCGCAGGCCGCCCCGGCTGCAAAGCCCGCTCCGGCCAAGGCTCCGGCTGCACCGGAACCCGCTGCTGAAGAAGTGGAAGACTGGAACTAG
- a CDS encoding type 4a pilus biogenesis protein PilO → MGKIDLKDKRNVYAIAISLLIMVAAHLVYNYMWDPYVYQRESLERDLESAQTELNKINAKKHDLARLEMELVQAEKDFEELKNMFPEDEKVPLRLQDLYAVIRSTGVLIQKFNPEGQAEKEHYKENRYSIAVNSGYHELGNLFAAIANFKYPTSISNLRLSRYSGIAAELQKAETHGWTPITMSATFNLTTYTSKKVGK, encoded by the coding sequence ATGGGTAAGATAGATCTTAAAGACAAACGCAACGTATACGCCATTGCGATTAGCCTGTTGATTATGGTGGCGGCGCATCTGGTGTATAACTACATGTGGGATCCGTATGTCTACCAGAGGGAATCTCTTGAAAGAGATCTGGAATCCGCTCAGACAGAACTGAACAAGATCAATGCCAAGAAACATGACCTTGCTCGTCTTGAAATGGAGCTGGTGCAGGCCGAAAAGGATTTCGAGGAACTGAAGAACATGTTCCCCGAAGACGAAAAGGTTCCCCTCCGCTTGCAGGATCTCTATGCGGTAATCCGCAGCACGGGTGTGCTTATCCAGAAGTTCAATCCCGAAGGTCAGGCTGAAAAGGAACACTACAAGGAAAACCGCTATTCCATTGCGGTTAACTCCGGTTACCATGAGTTGGGAAACTTGTTTGCCGCTATAGCGAACTTTAAGTATCCGACCTCTATTTCTAATCTGAGGTTGAGCCGTTATTCGGGTATTGCCGCAGAACTTCAGAAAGCGGAAACCCATGGTTGGACACCGATTACCATGTCGGCAACGTTCAACTTGACCACTTACACTTCCAAGAAGGTGGGTAAATGA
- a CDS encoding PilN domain-containing protein, which produces MASNKKEPVKNALAISINLLPPEFRKKQKDFTWVTDRRIIWPTVAAVVAIVAVLMLQTFIAETIGSLSSELSRVQEEVERERPLLSKISDLEQKKGVVTTKINALKSIQVSKKRWVVLFENISSVLPPNMWITSINQLGEFDMEMRGVTLDFPEVAEYMVKLEKQVSVQSVSLVTISTTKIDGDEAYNFTIKIVLRQDLNAGEGDNG; this is translated from the coding sequence ATGGCGTCTAATAAAAAAGAACCTGTTAAGAATGCCTTGGCGATATCCATCAACCTGCTTCCGCCGGAGTTCCGCAAGAAGCAGAAGGATTTTACCTGGGTAACGGACCGTCGTATCATTTGGCCGACCGTGGCGGCTGTTGTCGCTATTGTTGCCGTGCTGATGTTGCAGACATTTATCGCCGAGACAATCGGCAGCTTGAGCAGCGAATTGAGCCGTGTCCAAGAAGAAGTGGAACGCGAACGTCCGCTGCTTTCCAAGATCAGTGATTTAGAACAAAAGAAGGGCGTCGTGACGACCAAGATCAACGCGCTCAAGTCAATCCAGGTGAGCAAGAAGCGTTGGGTTGTTTTGTTCGAAAACATTTCCTCGGTGCTGCCGCCGAATATGTGGATTACCAGTATCAACCAGCTGGGTGAATTCGACATGGAAATGCGCGGTGTCACGCTGGACTTCCCCGAGGTTGCCGAGTACATGGTTAAACTCGAAAAGCAGGTGAGCGTCCAGTCTGTTTCTCTCGTCACCATATCTACGACAAAGATCGATGGCGACGAAGCCTACAACTTCACCATCAAGATTGTCCTGCGTCAGGACCTCAATGCTGGGGAGGGTGATAATGGGTAA
- the pilM gene encoding pilus assembly protein PilM codes for MALGLISKIRGMRETVGIDVGHYSIKYVKVLHGASGNKIVVDADLERVPDGSIVNGEIQVREGDAPTNENGQREKDGAELLSDALNKLLLRHPIDDSCDVVASVNCGAGAGGVLVDKISVKVPKNGNEAAIILQTAQSRPPFDDQDNVIDYEISSRENDELKVNVVAAKSALLDSWAQFFNRRGVKLAALDVDIFGMLNAYVATMEDKDRDQTVALFNVGEKKMSVAFVQDGVFHSMRAMAGGSLDMVVSKTCMNLGIDSEKCHEILSKGDLSVVDGFSEAEVEAALRLAYEDLMAQIDIGIRYFSSSEDSKPLNKILLGGGGAAAPGLKDFIEERSGIETDTVNPFRLVPCDSKVFGEGGISIALSNIYAPALGLAMRKF; via the coding sequence TTGGCTTTAGGATTGATTTCAAAAATCCGCGGCATGCGCGAGACGGTCGGTATTGATGTTGGTCATTACAGCATCAAGTACGTCAAGGTCTTGCACGGGGCCAGCGGGAACAAGATTGTGGTCGACGCGGACCTGGAACGAGTGCCTGATGGTTCTATCGTCAATGGCGAAATCCAGGTGCGTGAGGGCGATGCTCCTACTAACGAGAATGGTCAGCGCGAAAAAGACGGCGCGGAACTCTTGAGCGATGCCTTGAACAAATTGTTGCTCCGCCATCCGATTGATGACTCTTGCGATGTTGTGGCTTCTGTGAATTGTGGTGCCGGCGCCGGAGGCGTTCTGGTCGACAAAATCTCCGTGAAGGTTCCCAAGAACGGTAACGAGGCGGCGATTATTCTTCAGACCGCCCAGTCCCGTCCGCCCTTCGATGACCAGGACAACGTGATTGACTACGAAATTTCATCCCGCGAGAACGATGAACTCAAGGTGAACGTGGTGGCCGCCAAAAGTGCCCTGCTTGATTCCTGGGCTCAGTTCTTCAACCGCCGGGGAGTCAAACTGGCTGCGCTGGATGTCGATATTTTTGGAATGTTGAATGCTTACGTGGCTACCATGGAAGACAAGGATCGCGATCAGACCGTGGCCTTGTTCAACGTGGGCGAAAAGAAGATGAGTGTTGCCTTTGTGCAGGACGGTGTTTTCCATTCGATGCGTGCCATGGCGGGTGGTTCGCTGGACATGGTGGTCAGCAAGACCTGTATGAACCTGGGTATTGATTCCGAAAAATGCCATGAAATTCTGAGTAAGGGCGATCTGTCGGTGGTGGACGGATTTTCCGAAGCCGAAGTGGAAGCCGCGCTTAGACTGGCATACGAGGACCTGATGGCCCAGATCGACATCGGTATCCGCTATTTCTCTTCCTCGGAAGACTCTAAGCCGCTCAACAAGATACTGCTGGGTGGTGGTGGTGCCGCCGCTCCCGGTCTGAAGGACTTTATCGAGGAACGTTCCGGAATCGAAACCGATACTGTGAATCCGTTTAGGCTTGTTCCCTGTGATTCCAAGGTGTTCGGTGAAGGTGGTATTTCTATTGCGCTGTCTAACATCTATGCCCCTGCATTGGGTCTCGCGATGAGGAAGTTCTAA
- a CDS encoding PilZ domain-containing protein: MIDPLQLVWFAFIACMCLALLVLIEIHRINYRRENEVMFGTKVFDEQTAAIGFTDSEKETLDKIIRASSFENKDAILNSSGLFEQAVSTYYDKHDVFDDKEEMLKTLAAVERLRVKLNFTASNPLSEVFSTRQFNVGDRVDLLLENGLRVKFSEIMARTERDWTISFDTSDGSSFSLVNKEIKVRCTRPDDAIYTTVLPVRYAEAGHLVLLHSSNLDKRQLRRWVRKQVAFTVTAVFDDGSNIGGTLLDLSAGGIMVGLPRDCYPGQHLRIQFELPSFGDEDVEIEILRNLGRKNKDYPHYNCFTASFRGAFGWTQERVLQYLFEVNKAEKESHKWAKEG; this comes from the coding sequence ATGATTGATCCTCTTCAGCTTGTCTGGTTTGCCTTTATCGCCTGCATGTGTCTCGCGCTGCTGGTGCTGATTGAAATACATCGCATCAACTATCGTCGCGAGAACGAGGTTATGTTTGGCACAAAGGTCTTTGACGAACAGACCGCGGCAATCGGTTTTACGGACAGTGAAAAAGAGACTTTGGACAAAATAATCAGAGCGTCGTCCTTTGAAAATAAGGATGCCATCTTGAATTCGTCAGGTCTTTTTGAACAGGCTGTTTCGACTTATTACGACAAGCATGATGTGTTTGACGATAAAGAAGAAATGCTTAAAACGCTTGCTGCTGTAGAACGGCTTCGCGTCAAGCTGAATTTCACGGCGTCAAATCCGCTGTCGGAAGTCTTTTCGACAAGGCAGTTCAATGTGGGAGATCGTGTTGATCTGTTGCTCGAAAACGGACTCCGTGTCAAGTTTTCCGAAATCATGGCTCGTACCGAAAGGGATTGGACAATCTCGTTCGATACGAGCGACGGTTCGTCGTTCTCCTTGGTCAATAAGGAAATCAAGGTCCGCTGTACTAGGCCAGACGACGCCATTTACACGACGGTCTTGCCGGTCCGTTACGCGGAAGCGGGGCATTTGGTGCTCTTGCACTCTTCGAACCTCGATAAGCGTCAGTTGCGTCGCTGGGTCCGTAAACAGGTCGCTTTCACGGTAACGGCCGTCTTTGATGACGGATCCAACATCGGAGGGACTCTCCTGGATCTTTCCGCAGGCGGTATTATGGTCGGGCTTCCCAGGGATTGCTATCCAGGACAGCATTTGCGAATCCAGTTTGAACTGCCGAGTTTTGGCGACGAAGACGTTGAAATTGAGATTTTGCGCAATTTAGGACGAAAAAACAAGGATTATCCTCATTATAACTGTTTTACGGCATCGTTCCGCGGAGCCTTCGGCTGGACCCAGGAAAGGGTCCTTCAGTATCTGTTTGAGGTCAATAAGGCCGAAAAAGAGTCCCATAAATGGGCAAAAGAGGGCTAA